GGATTTGGTGATGATTCAAACGCCCGAATATGGCGGCGGCCAAATCTATTGCGACGAGGTGCTGGTGCGCCGCGACGGCAAATTCGTGATTCCGGAATTGCTCGCGCTCAATCCCGAAAATCTCATTGGCGGCAGCAATGGCCGCAAGCCGCGCTATCGCATTGCAGAGGATGAGCCCTTGGAAGAAGTATATGCATAAACGACTGGCCTGAACCCCTGTTCCCACTTTGACTCCAGCTCGCTGTTGCACAACACAGAGTTGGAGTCAAAGGTTGGAGCATATACACAAGCAAGCCGTCGGAGCAAAGACCAGCAAATCATCGTGAGGGAAAGTGGAGACATGAAGATTTCCATTCAATATTGTGTGCAATGAAACTACTGGCCGCAAGCCTCCAGTTTGGAGCGTGAACTTAAAAAACGATTGCCACATGCCACGGTCGATTTAGTCGAAGGCAGCAAAGGCATTTTCGACATCAAAAAAGACGGGCAGTTGATTTATTCCAAATATCAAACCGGCCGTTTTCCACAGATTCAGGAAATTCTCGATAAGCTGAACTAAACAAGTCCCGACGTGCGCCGGAGGCTTGCCGGCGCGCGTCGAGGCATTTTCGTCGACGTCATGCACCTCAAAATTTTTATGATTATCTTGATGGCCGCGCATGAATGGCCGGCCGCCGGCGCCGCCGCTGGCCAGAAACCTTTCACAAACGCGCAGTCCCACCGCCTCACCTCAACACACGCCGCCCTCGATCATTATCTCGAACATCTCACCGACAGCTTGCAAGCAGAAATCGGCGTTGCCTTTCGCGACTTGGAAACCGGGCAGGAATACTTTTTCAATGAAAAAAGCATGATGCATGCCGCCAGCACCATGAAAGTTC
This portion of the Cytophagia bacterium CHB2 genome encodes:
- a CDS encoding SelT/SelW/SelH family protein, with product MERELKKRLPHATVDLVEGSKGIFDIKKDGQLIYSKYQTGRFPQIQEILDKLN